A part of Planctomycetota bacterium genomic DNA contains:
- a CDS encoding acetyl-CoA carboxylase, biotin carboxyl carrier protein, with translation MIDIAKLKELVALMTANDLTEVELTDEKEGVSIKRGSPAAAPIVHYAAAPPAAAPQAGPAAPAPAAPAAPPAASGPAIESPMVGTCYLA, from the coding sequence ATGATCGACATCGCCAAACTCAAGGAACTCGTGGCGCTCATGACCGCCAACGACCTCACCGAGGTCGAACTCACCGACGAGAAAGAAGGCGTGAGCATCAAGCGGGGGTCGCCCGCCGCGGCCCCCATCGTGCACTACGCCGCCGCGCCCCCCGCCGCCGCGCCCCAGGCCGGCCCCGCCGCCCCGGCGCCCGCAGCCCCCGCCGCCCCGCCCGCGGCCAGCGGACCCGCGATCGAGAGCCCCATGGTCGGCACCTGCTACCTGGC
- a CDS encoding Xaa-Pro peptidase family protein: MTARAATPRPTTRARASGPARAGSVHAARLRRLASALAAHDCDWVLVTNPLDVAYLTGFLGGDSYLLAGQRERVIISDFRYEEELVPVRALARVHIRREPMVRAVAGLLADRSIRRVAIQAETVTLASRDALAEAAGAGVTLVPVRDLVAPLRAVKDETEVRAIRAAARIQEQALLAVLPTIRPGQTELEVAARIEAEMKTRGSSAPGFETIVAARANGSLPHYRPHKVKLAANRPLLIDWGAVVDGYHSDMTRTFSLGRWPAPIREIYDVVLDAHRAAAAALAPGRTTREIDAIARGYISRHGYAERFGHGLGHGLGFNAHEEPFLSHIAAATTLREGMVVTIEPGIYLPGVGGVRLEDDYLITARGAENLCSLPLDAGWATL; this comes from the coding sequence ATGACGGCCCGCGCCGCAACCCCCCGCCCGACCACGCGCGCCCGCGCGTCGGGCCCCGCGCGCGCCGGATCGGTGCACGCCGCCCGCCTCCGCCGCCTCGCGAGCGCCCTCGCCGCCCACGACTGCGACTGGGTGCTCGTCACCAATCCGCTCGACGTGGCGTACCTCACCGGGTTCCTCGGCGGGGATTCCTACCTCCTCGCCGGACAGCGCGAGCGTGTCATCATCTCCGACTTCCGGTACGAGGAAGAACTCGTCCCCGTTCGCGCGCTCGCCCGCGTGCACATCCGGCGCGAGCCCATGGTCCGGGCCGTCGCCGGCCTCCTCGCCGACCGCTCGATCCGGCGCGTCGCGATCCAGGCCGAGACCGTCACCCTCGCGTCGCGCGATGCCCTCGCCGAGGCGGCGGGCGCGGGCGTCACGCTCGTGCCCGTGCGCGACCTCGTCGCCCCGCTCCGCGCCGTCAAGGACGAGACCGAGGTCCGCGCCATCCGCGCCGCCGCACGCATCCAGGAGCAGGCCCTGCTCGCCGTGCTCCCCACCATCCGCCCCGGGCAGACCGAGCTCGAAGTCGCGGCCCGCATCGAGGCCGAGATGAAGACCCGCGGCTCGAGCGCGCCGGGTTTCGAGACCATCGTCGCGGCCCGGGCCAACGGCAGCCTCCCGCACTACCGCCCGCACAAGGTCAAGCTCGCCGCCAACCGCCCGCTGCTCATCGACTGGGGCGCGGTGGTCGACGGCTACCACAGCGACATGACCCGCACGTTCTCGCTCGGGCGCTGGCCCGCCCCCATCCGCGAGATCTACGACGTCGTGCTCGACGCCCACCGCGCCGCCGCCGCCGCCCTCGCCCCCGGGCGAACGACGCGCGAGATCGACGCGATCGCCCGCGGGTACATCTCGCGCCACGGGTACGCCGAGCGGTTCGGGCACGGGTTGGGGCACGGGCTGGGCTTCAACGCGCACGAAGAGCCGTTCCTCTCGCACATCGCCGCCGCGACGACCCTGCGCGAAGGGATGGTCGTGACGATCGAGCCGGGGATCTACCTGCCGGGCGTCGGGGGCGTTCGCCTCGAAGACGATTACCTCATCACGGCGCGCGGCGCCGAGAACCTCTGTTCGCTCCCCCTCGACGCGGGGTGGGCCACTCTGTAG
- a CDS encoding glutamine amidotransferase, with protein sequence MHMATLASLALGPVQFDEPVFLWLAPVACALVLLMARKSLSGLGPVTRWAALAIRLLVVVLIVGAMAEPHWRRESKDVAVIAVVDSSESVPSSKQTEVESYIRGALEGQDRRDDRLGVITTAKSSFVQALPSRLTREVERQHLGPLDGTDLAAGVRLALAVKPTDAATRILLASDGIQTAGNVLQVAETAKALGVPIDVLPLQYRYDEEVIVDRLVAPASAREGETLNLRVVLQAVTPARGLLTILMNGEPVDLDPEGPSLGARVVLKAGPNVLSVPVKAISTGPQRFEAVFEPEARGGRAIGDSVAENNRGQAVTFVSGEGKVLVLAEQPEEARYLLDAMAGAKIKADVRTAEQVPTSLTDLNAYDAVVLVNQAAYGFTQKFQEDLRQYVHDTGGGLLMVGGPDSFGAGGWIGSPIEDALPIKLDPPQKRQMPRGALVLVVHSVEAPEGTFLGKKVSEAAVNSLSRLDLIGIIEYGWGGGTDWVLPLGPRGDGTRAKRAINNLMFGDMPDFTPSIELAYEGLSKADAGQRHVIMISDGDPSIPSTALLDRYVQRKITISTVGVFPHSGADTSRMQQISRYTGGRHYHINTQAGLATVPEIFVKEAQTVRRSLIWEGTPFTPQILPGGEAMRGLTQVPPISGYVVAAEREGLALVSLKGKEGDPILAQWQHGLGKVVTYTSDATSRWNAAWISWPSYRQFWEQHLRWVMRPGGSANVRVVTENRGDQTVIIVEALDAAGERLNFATFKGRLALPDGRGIDVDLNQVGPGRYQGVVQTDRPGSYVVSLRYAAPDPTQQDGVLEGSVQAAVTRPYADEYRTLEDNTPLLRQVAELTGGRVLTGDPRAEDLWLREGLRVPVALRAIWLWVAVLAITLFLMDVGVRRVRIDLVAMWRAVARGASKSTSKDAAHVGSLRAAREQARAKMQQRSGGSAGDLRPDEAAAGAVRDVRKAQRLSGVKFEATPAQAQQAAAPIVMGGADARVTPLTPPPPPRDAGAQPGEGLGRLMKAKQKAREGMDDEGAGPQQGT encoded by the coding sequence ATGCACATGGCGACGCTGGCATCGCTGGCGCTGGGACCGGTGCAGTTCGACGAGCCGGTCTTCCTCTGGCTGGCGCCGGTGGCGTGCGCGCTGGTGCTGCTCATGGCGCGCAAGAGCCTGTCGGGCCTGGGGCCCGTGACGCGCTGGGCGGCGCTGGCGATCCGGCTGCTGGTGGTGGTGCTGATCGTGGGCGCGATGGCCGAGCCACACTGGCGCCGTGAGTCCAAGGACGTCGCGGTAATCGCGGTGGTGGATTCCAGCGAGAGCGTGCCCTCGAGCAAGCAGACGGAGGTCGAGTCGTACATCCGCGGCGCGCTCGAGGGGCAGGACCGGCGCGACGACCGGCTGGGGGTCATCACGACGGCGAAGAGCTCCTTCGTGCAGGCGTTGCCCAGCCGCCTGACGCGTGAGGTCGAGCGCCAGCACCTGGGCCCGCTGGACGGGACGGACCTGGCGGCGGGGGTGCGCCTGGCTTTGGCCGTGAAGCCGACCGACGCCGCGACGCGGATCCTGCTCGCCTCCGACGGGATCCAGACGGCGGGGAACGTGCTGCAGGTCGCGGAGACGGCCAAGGCGCTGGGGGTGCCCATCGACGTGCTCCCGCTGCAGTACCGGTACGACGAAGAAGTGATCGTCGACCGGCTGGTGGCGCCGGCGAGCGCGCGCGAGGGAGAGACGCTGAACCTGCGCGTGGTGCTGCAGGCGGTGACGCCCGCGCGCGGGCTGCTGACGATCCTGATGAACGGCGAGCCGGTGGACCTGGACCCCGAAGGCCCGTCGCTGGGTGCGCGGGTGGTGCTCAAGGCGGGGCCCAACGTGCTGTCGGTGCCGGTGAAGGCCATCTCGACGGGCCCGCAGCGGTTCGAGGCGGTCTTCGAGCCCGAGGCCCGGGGCGGGCGGGCGATCGGCGACTCGGTCGCGGAGAACAACCGCGGGCAGGCGGTGACGTTCGTGTCGGGCGAGGGCAAGGTGCTGGTGCTCGCGGAGCAGCCGGAAGAGGCGCGGTACCTGCTGGACGCGATGGCGGGGGCGAAGATCAAGGCCGACGTGCGCACCGCCGAGCAGGTCCCCACGTCGCTGACGGACCTCAACGCGTACGACGCGGTGGTGCTGGTGAACCAGGCGGCGTACGGGTTCACGCAGAAGTTCCAGGAAGACCTGCGCCAGTACGTGCACGACACGGGGGGCGGGCTGCTCATGGTGGGCGGACCGGACTCGTTCGGCGCGGGCGGGTGGATCGGCTCGCCCATCGAGGACGCGCTACCGATCAAGCTCGACCCGCCCCAGAAGCGCCAGATGCCCCGGGGCGCGCTGGTGCTCGTGGTGCACTCGGTGGAAGCGCCCGAGGGGACGTTCCTGGGCAAGAAGGTCAGCGAGGCGGCGGTGAACTCGCTCTCGCGCCTCGACCTGATCGGGATCATCGAGTACGGGTGGGGCGGCGGGACGGACTGGGTGCTCCCGCTGGGCCCGCGGGGCGACGGCACCAGGGCCAAGCGCGCGATCAACAACCTGATGTTCGGCGACATGCCGGACTTCACGCCCAGCATCGAGCTGGCGTACGAGGGGCTGAGCAAGGCCGACGCCGGGCAGCGCCACGTCATCATGATCAGCGACGGCGACCCGTCGATCCCCAGCACGGCGCTGCTCGACAGGTACGTGCAGAGGAAGATCACGATCAGCACGGTGGGCGTGTTCCCGCACAGCGGGGCCGACACGAGCCGCATGCAGCAGATCAGCCGGTACACGGGCGGGCGGCACTACCACATCAACACGCAGGCGGGGCTGGCGACGGTGCCCGAGATCTTCGTGAAGGAAGCACAGACCGTGCGCCGGAGCCTGATCTGGGAGGGCACGCCCTTCACGCCGCAGATCCTGCCGGGCGGGGAGGCGATGCGCGGGCTGACGCAGGTGCCGCCGATCAGCGGGTACGTGGTGGCGGCGGAGCGCGAAGGGCTGGCGCTGGTCTCGCTGAAGGGCAAGGAGGGCGACCCGATCCTCGCGCAGTGGCAGCACGGGCTGGGCAAGGTCGTGACGTACACGAGCGACGCGACAAGCCGCTGGAACGCCGCGTGGATCTCGTGGCCCAGCTACCGCCAGTTCTGGGAGCAGCATCTGCGCTGGGTGATGCGCCCGGGCGGGTCGGCGAACGTGCGTGTCGTGACCGAGAACCGGGGCGACCAGACGGTGATCATCGTGGAGGCGCTCGACGCGGCGGGCGAACGCCTCAACTTCGCGACGTTCAAGGGGCGCCTCGCGCTCCCCGACGGGCGCGGGATTGATGTCGACCTGAATCAGGTGGGGCCCGGACGCTATCAGGGCGTGGTGCAGACGGATCGGCCGGGGTCGTACGTCGTCAGCCTGCGCTACGCCGCCCCGGACCCGACGCAGCAGGACGGCGTGCTGGAGGGGAGCGTGCAGGCGGCCGTGACGCGCCCGTACGCCGACGAGTACCGCACGCTGGAGGACAACACGCCCCTGCTGCGCCAGGTGGCGGAACTGACGGGCGGGCGCGTACTGACGGGCGACCCCCGCGCCGAGGACCTGTGGCTGCGCGAGGGGCTCCGGGTGCCGGTGGCGCTGCGGGCGATCTGGCTGTGGGTGGCGGTGCTGGCGATCACCCTGTTCCTGATGGACGTGGGCGTGCGCCGGGTGCGGATCGACCTCGTCGCGATGTGGCGGGCGGTGGCGCGGGGCGCGTCGAAGTCGACGTCGAAGGACGCGGCCCACGTGGGCTCGCTGCGGGCGGCCCGCGAGCAGGCCCGCGCGAAGATGCAGCAGCGTTCGGGCGGGAGCGCGGGCGACCTGCGCCCCGACGAGGCCGCCGCGGGCGCCGTGCGCGACGTCCGCAAGGCGCAGCGCCTGAGCGGGGTGAAGTTCGAGGCGACGCCCGCGCAGGCGCAGCAGGCGGCGGCCCCGATCGTGATGGGCGGGGCCGACGCGCGCGTGACGCCCCTCACGCCACCACCCCCGCCCCGCGACGCGGGCGCGCAGCCCGGCGAGGGGCTGGGGCGGCTCATGAAGGCGAAGCAGAAGGCACGCGAGGGGATGGACGACGAGGGCGCGGGCCCGCAGCAGGGAACCTGA
- a CDS encoding MoxR family ATPase — METPAEVKAECERFRATFQTLKAEVGKIVVGHESVVEGVLIALFAGGNVLLEGVPGLGKTLLVRTLAQTLSLPFSRIQFTPDLMPADVIGTNIVTEDPATGRRRFEFQRGPIFAQLVLADEINRATPKTQSALLEAMQERSVTAAGTTYKLDQPFIVLATQNPIEQEGTYPLPEAQLDRFIFKIVVGYSGLSDLITILDRTTGQKTPDATKVLDAPGILAMQNLVRGAVVAPHVKEYVARLVLATHPGGQMAAGGSGGPTNKYVRCGASPRAAQALMLGGKVKALIEGRYHVGFKDIQSIAAMSLRHRLLLNFEAEADRVDPDVLVKQIMELTPTEPVRV; from the coding sequence ATGGAAACCCCCGCCGAGGTGAAGGCGGAGTGCGAGCGGTTCCGGGCGACGTTCCAGACGCTCAAGGCCGAGGTCGGCAAGATCGTCGTGGGGCACGAGAGCGTGGTGGAGGGCGTGCTGATCGCGCTCTTCGCGGGGGGCAACGTGCTGCTGGAGGGCGTGCCCGGGCTGGGCAAGACGCTCCTGGTGCGCACGCTGGCGCAGACGCTGAGCCTGCCCTTCAGCCGCATCCAGTTCACGCCCGACCTGATGCCCGCGGACGTGATCGGCACGAACATCGTGACCGAAGACCCGGCGACCGGGCGCCGGCGGTTCGAGTTCCAGCGCGGGCCGATCTTCGCGCAGCTCGTGCTGGCCGACGAGATCAACCGCGCGACGCCCAAGACGCAGTCGGCGCTGCTGGAGGCGATGCAGGAGCGGAGCGTGACGGCGGCGGGCACGACGTACAAGCTCGACCAGCCGTTCATCGTGCTCGCGACGCAGAACCCCATCGAGCAGGAGGGCACCTACCCGCTGCCCGAGGCCCAGCTCGACCGGTTCATCTTCAAGATCGTCGTGGGCTACAGCGGGCTCAGCGACCTCATCACGATCCTCGACCGCACGACCGGGCAGAAGACGCCCGACGCGACGAAGGTGCTCGACGCGCCCGGCATCCTCGCGATGCAGAACCTCGTGCGCGGGGCGGTGGTGGCGCCGCACGTCAAGGAGTACGTCGCGCGGCTCGTGCTCGCGACGCACCCGGGCGGGCAGATGGCCGCCGGCGGGAGCGGGGGGCCGACGAACAAGTACGTGCGCTGCGGGGCGAGCCCCCGCGCGGCCCAGGCGCTGATGCTCGGGGGAAAGGTCAAGGCGCTGATCGAGGGGCGCTACCACGTGGGGTTCAAGGACATCCAGTCGATCGCGGCGATGAGCCTGCGCCACCGCCTGCTGCTGAACTTCGAGGCCGAGGCGGACCGCGTGGACCCGGACGTGCTGGTGAAGCAGATCATGGAGCTGACGCCGACCGAGCCGGTGCGGGTGTGA
- a CDS encoding GxxExxY protein — MSNLTHKELPAHIEAACHTVIGRAIEVHRVLGPGLLESLYEDALVYELRDAGLRVDQQVDLAVPYKATTLRGQRLDVLVLLKDGLRRVFNERSPLARTDVHGRHDKVTSDGISL; from the coding sequence ATGAGCAACCTGACGCACAAGGAACTCCCGGCGCATATTGAAGCGGCGTGCCACACCGTGATCGGTCGCGCGATCGAAGTGCATCGCGTGCTCGGCCCGGGGCTGCTCGAGAGCTTGTACGAGGACGCGCTGGTGTACGAGCTACGCGACGCGGGACTTCGCGTGGATCAGCAGGTCGACCTTGCCGTGCCCTACAAGGCGACGACGCTGCGCGGCCAGCGTCTCGATGTGCTCGTTCTCCTCAAGGACGGGCTACGACGCGTCTTCAATGAGCGATCTCCCCTGGCCCGGACCGACGTGCACGGCCGGCACGACAAAGTAACCTCGGACGGCATCTCCCTTTGA
- a CDS encoding DUF58 domain-containing protein codes for MLKTSNPTRPSSIEDLLTPDLIARLDPLDLSSKKVFFGKLKGERRSKKRGQSVEFADHRPYATGDDIRHIDWNIYARLDQIFMKLFLEEEDLSLHLVLDCSGSADCGEPGKFLFMQKAVMALGYVGLVNLNRVSATAMGAGAGGVVSNIRDLRGRRRVHDLAQWVCSLTPEGDFSFREATERIALTRRGKGLMLVFSDYFFKEGYEEGLRRLVGHGYDVYVMQVLSPQEVDPPLTGDLRLRDVEDLDTAEVTISAPLLKRYKANLAAYCGQLASFCARRELTHMTVRSDTPVDVLVLDYLRKKGVVK; via the coding sequence ATGCTGAAGACTTCCAACCCAACCCGGCCGTCGTCGATCGAGGACCTGCTCACGCCGGACCTCATTGCGCGGCTGGACCCGCTGGACCTCTCGAGCAAGAAGGTCTTCTTCGGCAAGCTCAAGGGCGAGCGGCGGAGCAAGAAGCGCGGGCAGAGCGTGGAGTTCGCCGATCACAGGCCGTATGCGACGGGCGACGACATCCGCCACATCGACTGGAACATCTACGCGCGGCTCGACCAGATCTTCATGAAGCTGTTCCTCGAGGAAGAAGACCTCTCGCTGCACCTGGTGCTGGATTGCTCGGGAAGCGCGGACTGCGGCGAGCCGGGCAAGTTCCTGTTCATGCAGAAGGCCGTCATGGCGCTGGGGTACGTGGGGCTCGTGAACCTCAACCGCGTGTCGGCGACGGCGATGGGCGCCGGGGCGGGGGGCGTGGTCTCGAACATCCGCGACCTGCGCGGGCGCCGGCGCGTGCACGATCTCGCGCAGTGGGTCTGCTCGCTCACGCCCGAGGGCGACTTCTCGTTCCGCGAGGCGACGGAGCGCATCGCGCTGACGCGCCGGGGCAAGGGGCTGATGCTCGTGTTCTCCGACTACTTCTTCAAGGAAGGGTACGAAGAGGGCCTGCGCCGCCTCGTCGGGCACGGCTACGACGTGTACGTCATGCAGGTGCTGAGCCCGCAGGAGGTCGACCCGCCCCTCACCGGCGACCTGCGCCTGCGCGACGTCGAGGACCTCGACACCGCCGAGGTCACCATCTCGGCGCCGCTGCTCAAGCGCTACAAGGCGAACCTCGCGGCGTACTGCGGGCAGCTCGCGTCGTTCTGCGCCCGGCGTGAACTCACGCACATGACCGTCCGCAGCGACACGCCCGTCGACGTGCTCGTGCTCGACTACCTCCGCAAGAAGGGAGTAGTCAAGTGA
- a CDS encoding four helix bundle protein, giving the protein MSETAKQRASETGRTRTTTKVRTFRDLVAWQRGMELAIAVYDHTRSLPEAERYGLVSQMRRAAVSVPSNIAEGYARQSRADYVRFLRVARGSIAELGTQAELAERLTLVAPNPQLRALIDEEARILQALIRALELKEGGV; this is encoded by the coding sequence GTGAGCGAGACAGCGAAGCAACGAGCGAGCGAGACAGGGCGGACGCGGACGACCACGAAGGTCCGGACATTCCGTGATCTCGTGGCGTGGCAGCGGGGTATGGAGCTGGCCATCGCCGTGTACGACCATACCCGGTCGCTCCCGGAGGCGGAGCGGTACGGACTTGTGTCCCAGATGCGCCGGGCCGCGGTGTCCGTACCGTCAAACATCGCCGAGGGCTACGCCCGCCAGAGCAGAGCGGACTACGTTCGATTCCTGCGAGTCGCGCGAGGCTCGATCGCCGAACTCGGCACGCAGGCCGAGCTCGCCGAACGGCTCACGCTCGTCGCACCCAACCCGCAGCTCCGCGCGTTGATCGACGAGGAGGCGCGAATACTCCAGGCCCTGATTCGTGCGCTCGAACTGAAGGAGGGCGGCGTATGA
- a CDS encoding BatA and WFA domain-containing protein: MTWLTPMYGLIAASIAVPTLIILYFLKLRRRDVEISTTLLWKKAIQDLQANAPFQRLRRNILLFLQLLILGAMLVALAQPQLTSQVMTGRRHVILIDRSASMSAQDEELAGGKKASRLDVAKEQALALVESLREGGLLAKDRADQAMVIAFDSQAEIRQQLTADKAALRRAIEEITPSEAPTAIEEAIRLAKAQQRRRVVEGQEIAGLTSDEPFTIHVYSDGRIPDASRTAPGPEDHVEFHRVGTPDAANVAIVGMRAERSFDNPSRLSVFVSLINTQTLPRTVDVELLIDDAGSGIKTTTIAGASTEGVSLSAPEAARAGAREREAANAAGLAQPVAERTGRASPGVGGVVFSVDRSAGAVVQVRLRDPATGAALEADSLEMDNRGWLIVPPAKRLAVAVVSARGNLFLTSALQGLPLSRLAEFGPEEFEERAADGSLGEFDVVILDGYLPEGAKAAPQAAAPAAPAPEGDAPAAPAEASPGPEAAPPAPIDAAVPVDVLPPGRYLIFGSVPGRLGATPSGIRDLGTGGSGSIIDWRRDHPLLRAVNLDGLDIARTRKVSLEQGSPATALAFSEAGPIILDASTGEVRSVVVPFDVAESDWPFNVSFVVFMASAVNYLADDTGAGATGRTVQPGSVFSDRLPPGSTGARVQSPDEQSQVLQAAGDGRIIYGPVSRTGVYELSWSGPAGPTDLAGDGERPTRYFAANLFDPTESDIGATDVLDLASDRVAARDSGSAGATRRLWPLLLLGALLIVLVEWFVYNRKVHV; encoded by the coding sequence GTGACGTGGCTCACCCCGATGTACGGCCTCATCGCCGCGTCGATCGCGGTGCCGACGCTCATCATTCTGTACTTCCTGAAGCTCCGCCGGCGCGACGTCGAGATCTCGACGACGCTGCTGTGGAAGAAGGCGATCCAGGACCTGCAGGCCAACGCGCCGTTCCAGCGCCTCCGGCGGAACATCCTGCTCTTCCTCCAACTGCTCATCCTGGGCGCGATGCTGGTCGCGCTCGCCCAGCCGCAGCTCACCAGCCAGGTGATGACCGGGCGGCGGCACGTGATCCTGATCGACCGATCGGCGTCGATGAGCGCGCAGGACGAGGAGCTGGCGGGCGGGAAGAAGGCGAGCCGCCTCGACGTGGCGAAGGAGCAGGCGCTCGCGCTCGTCGAATCGCTGCGCGAGGGCGGGCTGCTGGCGAAGGACCGCGCGGACCAGGCGATGGTCATCGCGTTCGACAGCCAGGCGGAGATCCGCCAGCAACTGACGGCCGACAAGGCCGCGCTGCGGCGCGCGATCGAGGAGATCACGCCCAGCGAGGCCCCCACCGCGATCGAGGAGGCCATCCGCCTGGCGAAGGCGCAGCAGCGCCGGCGCGTGGTCGAGGGGCAGGAGATCGCGGGGCTGACGAGCGACGAGCCGTTCACGATCCACGTGTACTCGGACGGGCGGATCCCCGACGCCTCGCGGACCGCGCCGGGGCCGGAGGATCACGTCGAGTTTCATCGCGTGGGCACGCCGGACGCCGCCAACGTGGCGATCGTGGGCATGCGCGCGGAACGCTCGTTCGACAACCCGTCGAGGCTGAGCGTGTTCGTGTCGCTCATCAACACGCAGACGCTCCCGCGCACGGTGGACGTCGAACTGCTCATCGACGACGCGGGCTCGGGCATCAAGACAACGACCATCGCGGGCGCGAGCACCGAGGGCGTGTCGCTCTCGGCGCCCGAGGCGGCCCGGGCGGGGGCACGCGAGCGCGAGGCCGCGAACGCCGCGGGCCTGGCCCAGCCCGTCGCCGAGCGCACCGGGCGGGCCTCGCCCGGGGTCGGGGGCGTGGTGTTCAGCGTCGACCGGTCCGCGGGGGCGGTGGTGCAGGTGCGACTGCGCGATCCGGCGACGGGCGCGGCGTTGGAGGCCGATTCGCTCGAGATGGACAATCGCGGGTGGCTGATCGTGCCGCCCGCGAAGCGCCTGGCGGTGGCGGTGGTCTCGGCGCGGGGCAATCTCTTCCTGACCTCGGCGCTGCAGGGCCTGCCCTTGTCGCGCCTGGCGGAGTTCGGCCCCGAGGAGTTCGAGGAGCGGGCGGCCGACGGTTCTCTGGGCGAGTTCGACGTGGTGATCCTGGACGGGTACCTGCCGGAGGGCGCGAAGGCGGCGCCCCAGGCCGCCGCGCCGGCAGCGCCCGCACCCGAGGGCGATGCGCCCGCCGCACCGGCCGAGGCGTCCCCCGGGCCCGAGGCGGCCCCGCCCGCGCCGATCGACGCCGCGGTGCCCGTGGATGTGCTCCCGCCGGGGCGGTACCTGATCTTCGGCTCGGTGCCGGGGCGCCTGGGCGCGACGCCCTCGGGCATCCGCGACCTGGGCACGGGCGGCAGTGGCTCGATCATCGACTGGCGGCGTGACCATCCCCTGTTGCGCGCGGTGAACCTCGACGGGCTCGACATCGCACGCACGCGCAAGGTGTCGCTCGAGCAGGGAAGCCCGGCGACGGCGCTCGCGTTCTCCGAGGCCGGGCCGATCATCCTCGACGCCTCGACGGGCGAGGTCCGCAGCGTCGTCGTGCCGTTCGACGTGGCGGAGAGCGACTGGCCCTTCAACGTGAGCTTCGTGGTGTTCATGGCGTCGGCGGTGAACTACCTGGCCGACGACACCGGCGCGGGCGCGACGGGTCGCACCGTGCAGCCCGGCTCGGTCTTCTCCGACCGCCTGCCGCCCGGCTCGACCGGCGCGCGGGTGCAATCGCCGGACGAACAATCCCAAGTCCTTCAGGCGGCCGGCGACGGACGCATCATCTACGGGCCTGTCTCGCGCACCGGCGTGTACGAGCTGTCCTGGAGCGGCCCGGCGGGCCCCACCGACCTGGCGGGCGATGGAGAACGTCCCACGCGCTACTTCGCGGCCAACCTGTTCGACCCCACCGAGTCCGACATCGGCGCCACCGACGTGCTCGACCTCGCGAGCGACCGGGTCGCGGCGCGCGACTCGGGCAGCGCCGGCGCCACGCGACGCCTCTGGCCGCTCTTGCTGCTGGGCGCCCTGCTCATCGTCCTGGTCGAGTGGTTCGTGTACAACCGCAAGGTGCACGTGTGA
- a CDS encoding ABC transporter ATP-binding protein: MIEARGLTKRFGALTALHDLTLDIGPGEVFGFIGPNGAGKSTTMKILACLLRPDAGTAKVCGLDIATRADDIRAAIGYMPDFLGVYDDLTVDEYLQFFAAAFRLPRIKRRTIVGQVLELTDLTEKRDALVDSLSRGMQQRLGVARVLIHDPKVLLLDEPASGLDPRARIEMRSLLVELGRMGKTLMVSSHILSELAEMCTCIGIVERGRLLYAGSIAEAYARTREAAGHGERIAVRLDPGGAGVARVREVFATDARVQRVLGDDAGQTLVVELTPGQHGHHFVIEALVGCGARIDAFQPEDVKLEDAFLKLTTGALQ, encoded by the coding sequence ATGATCGAGGCCCGCGGGCTCACCAAGCGGTTCGGGGCGCTGACGGCGCTCCATGACCTCACGCTCGACATCGGCCCGGGCGAGGTCTTCGGCTTCATCGGGCCCAACGGCGCCGGCAAGTCCACCACCATGAAGATCCTCGCGTGCCTGCTGCGGCCCGACGCGGGGACCGCGAAGGTCTGCGGCCTGGACATCGCGACGCGCGCCGACGACATCCGGGCCGCCATCGGCTACATGCCCGACTTCCTGGGCGTGTACGACGACCTGACGGTGGACGAGTACCTGCAGTTCTTCGCGGCGGCGTTCCGCCTGCCCCGCATCAAGCGGCGCACCATCGTGGGGCAGGTGCTGGAACTGACGGACCTGACGGAAAAGCGCGACGCGCTGGTCGACAGCCTGTCGCGCGGGATGCAGCAGCGCCTCGGCGTGGCGCGCGTGCTCATCCACGACCCCAAGGTGCTGCTGCTGGACGAGCCCGCGAGCGGGCTGGACCCGCGCGCCCGCATCGAGATGCGATCGCTGCTGGTGGAGCTGGGACGCATGGGCAAGACGCTCATGGTCTCGTCGCACATCCTGTCCGAGCTCGCCGAGATGTGCACCTGCATCGGGATCGTCGAGCGCGGCCGCCTGCTCTACGCCGGGTCGATCGCCGAGGCGTACGCACGCACCCGCGAGGCGGCCGGGCACGGGGAGCGCATCGCGGTGCGCCTTGATCCCGGCGGCGCCGGCGTGGCGCGGGTGCGCGAGGTGTTCGCGACCGACGCGCGGGTGCAGCGCGTGCTGGGGGACGACGCCGGGCAGACGCTCGTCGTCGAACTGACGCCCGGCCAGCACGGGCACCATTTCGTCATCGAGGCGCTCGTGGGCTGCGGGGCGCGGATCGACGCCTTCCAGCCCGAGGACGTGAAGCTCGAGGACGCGTTCCTGAAGCTCACGACGGGTGCGCTGCAATGA